Genomic segment of Mycolicibacterium psychrotolerans:
GTGGGGGTATCGGTGGTGGGAGCGGCAGATCGGCGGTGGCGGCGGGGAAGGTCGGAAAGAACAGCGCGCAGCCGGGCCGGGTGGTGTAGGTGCGGCCGTCGGGTGCTGTGAAGGTGATCGTGCCGTCGGGTGATTGCACTTCTCGCCAGCCCTCGGCGAAGGTCTTGCCGAGATGGTGGGTGCGGCATTTGCAGTTCATGTTCGACGGGTGGGTCGGTCCGTAGGGCCAGGGCTCGCTGTGGTCGATGTCGCAGCGCTCGGCGGGGACGTCACAGCCCGGGAAGCGGCAGAACATATCGCGCAGCCGCACGAACTGGGCCAGCCGCGCCGACGGGCGGTAGTGCGGCTCGGGGTCGGGCCCGGGCAGCCACAGCGGGGCGACCTTCGCCCCGCCGCGGATCGCGTCGGCCAACGCCGCAGTGGGCATCACCGTGAGCCCGGGCAGCAGCGCCAGCCCAATGTCTTTCAATGGCGCCGGCTCGCAGTCGGTCGCGAGGTCGGTGTCGGCGGCGGGCTCGTCGACGGCATCGCTCTCAGCGGCGGCGGGCTCTGCGGCGGCGGGCTCGACGGTGCTGGCTGCAGCATTGGTCACGGCGGCGGACTTCTTAGCGTCTGCTCCTTTGGCCTCTGCGGCGGCGTGGGCTGAGGCGGCGTCGAGGGCGGTCTTATCGACGATGACGTGAACAACGATGTTCGACTGCGGGGCTGGGGTGTCGGCTTTCGGGCAGTCGGGGGAACCGCAGCGGCAGGGCAGGTGTGTGCGGCCGTTGAGCAACGCGCCCGCGGCCTCGGAACGGCGTTGCCCGATGCTGCGCGGGTCATTGGCGCAGACGCCGTCGATCATGGCCAGGATGCGCCGCTCGGCGGCGATGCCGTCGGCGGCCATCAACCGGCCCCACACCGAGGTGGTCTCCGCGCCGTCCTCGTGGGCACCGATGCAGAAGTCGCGCTCACGCAGCGCGATGGCGGTCAGCCGGACCGTGTCGGGGTCGTAGCGTTCGATGACGGCGTTGACCGCGGCGATCAGCTTGTCTTTCGACAGTGCGCCCCAGGATGCGGCGTGGTCGGCCAGTTCGCTATCGATGATCGCCAGGACCTGCTCGTCGTCGATCAGGTGGGTGCGCCAGGTCAGCTGCGAGATCACCCGGGCATCGATGCGGCCGGCACAGAACAGCGCCGCGACGCGGGGCAGCCGGTCGCGCAGGGCCATCGCGATGCGCATCTGCGCTGAGGCGCGGCGCTGTCCGATGCTCAGCGCGGCGCCGATATCGACGGAGGTGGCGGCCCACAGATCGAAGCTCCAGCGGGAGCGTTCGTCGTCGTCATCGACGGTGCGGTGGGTCAGCTCGGCGATCGCGGCGAGTCGCCGCGCACCGGCCTGGGCCTCTTCCACAGCGGCCTGTTCGATCGCGCCCAACAACGCCTCATCGGCAATTTGGGCGAACATACGTTCGAACATGATTCGATTCTGCCCGCTCCCGCCGACATACCGCCGCACCAATTCTCGGGGCTGTGGATGAAACCAGGATTGGGGATAACGGCAGCGCGACAACGACACTCGATCGCCGCGAACGCGCGCGAATGCTCGCCATCGACGGCGTGGTGCTGTACAGACACGCGCGCTCGCGCCAGACGAAACTCAGCCCAGCAGGTCGGTGATCGGCGCGCCTGCGGCGATCTTGGCCCGGACCTTCATGACCTTGCCGGGGAATCCGCCGCCGACCACGCCGACCACGACACCGTCGCGTTCGTAGTAGGCCAGGAACTTGCGGCCGTCGTCCTCGACGATGTGCACGGTATCGGTGGCCTCCGGTTCGCCCAGGGCCTGGATCTTGACGTCGTACTGATCGCTCCAGAAGTACGGCACCGAAACGGCCGCCGGGGCGTCCTGGCCCAGCATCGCCGGCACCAGCACCCGGGCCTGGTCCGCGACGTTGCTCCAATGTTCGACGCGGACTTGGCCTTTCACCTCGTCACGCCAGGACGCGCAGTCGCCGATGGCCCAGACGTGCGGTGCGCTGGTGCGGCCGGCGTCATCGCACACCACGCCGTTGTCCAGGGCGATCCCGCTGCCCTCGAGCCAGTCGGTGGCCGGGTGCGAGCCGATGCCGACCACCACGATGTCGGCGTCGATCTGTTCGCCGTCCGACAGCGTCACCGCGCGCACCCGGTCGTCTCCGCTCACCTCGGCCACGCCGACGCCACACCGGACGTCGACCCCCTCGGCGCGGTGCAGCCGGGTCACCAACTCCCCGATCTGCTCCCCCAGCACCGACGCGAGCGGCGCCGGTTGCGGTTCGACGAGCACCACGTCCACCCCCAGCGTGCGCAGGCTCGCGGCCACCTCGCAGCCGATGAAGCCGGCGCCGACCACGACGGCGCGGCGCGCGTCGGCAGCTTCTCGGCGCAGCGCCAGGCTCTCGCCGACATTGCGCAGCACGTGGATGCCCGGCAGGTCGGGGAACGACCGGATCCGCTTGGGCACCAAGCCCGTTGCGATCACCAGCTCGTCGTAGCCGAGCGTGCTGCCGTCGGCCAGCGTCACCGCCTTGGCGTCGATCTCGACCGACCGGGCGCCGTTGCCTAGCAGCAGCGTGATGTCCTTCTCGGCGTAGAACTCCGCGGGCTTCAGGCTGACGTCGTCGGTTTCGGCGCGCAGCACCTCCTTCGACAGCGGCGGGCGGTCGTAGGGCAGATGGTCCTCGTCGCTGACGATGGTGATCGGCCCGGAGTACTCCGCACGACGCAGTTGTTCGGCGGTGCGGGCAGCGGCCAGCCCGCCCCCGACGATCACGACTCCTGAAGTGCTCATCTGGGCTTTTTACACGATCACGGGAAACCGTTGTGCGCCACCCCACGGGTGGGTGCTCAGCCCTGCGCCCGCTCGATGATATTGGACAGCACCACGATGCTCTCACTGCGTTCGATGTCGGCACTCGAGCGGATCCGCTCCAGCGCCTCCTCGAGGTGGCGCATGTCCCTGGCAAGCACATGCAGCATCGCGTCGGCCGTCCCGGTCACCGTCGCGGCGCCGACCACCTCCGGAATGTCCTGCCAGGCGGCGCGCAACTGGTCGGGGGCGATCGTCCCGTGGCAGAACACCTGAACGTAGGCCTCGGTGGTCCACCCGAGCGCGTTGCGGTCGATCACCGTGGTGAAGTTGCGGATGACGCCGGTGTCGAGCATCCGGTCGACGCGACGCTTGACCGCGGGCGCCGACAGGTTGACCCGCTGCCCGATCTCGGCGAACGTGGCGCGCGCGTTCTCGGCGAGTTCGGCGAGGATCAACTCGTCCGTCGCGTCCAATCGATCCATGTCGTTCCTTCCGCGCAACAAATGAATGCCCAAAGAATTTTTACACAACAAACAGCGCATAGGTACGCAACAGCCGTCGATTGATTGCGCGAGCGGCGCGAAATATCGTTGATCCATGACGATGGACCTCGCCACCGCCACCTCCCCGGCCCAGGACACCCCGACCGCCCGCAGCCCCCGGCTCCGCCGCTACGTGATGACGAGACCGGAGTTCTTCTCCGTCGAGTACGTCATCAACCCGTGGATGGACACCTCGACCCCGGTCGACACGGGCCGCGCCCTGGCGCAATGGGAGACGCTGCGCCAGACCTACCTCGACCTCGGCCACACCGTCGATGTCGTCGCACCCGTCGCCGGTCTGCCCGACATGGTCTACGCCGCCAACGGCGGCATGGTGGTCAACGGCAAGGCCGTCGTCGCGCGTTTCGCCTACCAGGAGCGGGCCGCCGAGGCGCTCGCGTACGCCGCATGGATGGCCGACAACGACTTCGCCGCCACCGAGACCCGGCACGTCAACGAAGGCCAGGGCGATCTGCTGCTGGTCGGATCGATGATCCTGGCCGGCCACGGATTCCGCACGGACCGCCGCGCCCACCACGAGATCGCCGAGCACCTCGACATGCCGCTGGTCGGCCTGGAACTGGTCGATCCGCGGTTCTACCACCTCGACACCGCGCTCGCCGTCCTGGACGACACCACCGTCGCCTACTACCCGCCGGCCTTCACCGAGCACTCCCAGACCACGCTGCGCGAACTGTTTCCCGACGCCATCGAGGTGGCCAGTGCCGACGCCTACGTGCTCGGCCTCAACGCCGTCTCCGACGGCCTCAACGTCGTGCTGCCCGCCGCCGCCACCGGCTTCGCCGATCGGTTGCGCGACAGCGGATTCCGGCCGATAGGCGTCGACCTGTCCGAGCTGCTCAAAGGTGGCGGCTCGGTGAAATGCTGCACCCTGGAGGTACATTCATGACCGCGATGCACGCCACCACGCACACCGCCGACGCGATCGCCCTCGACGGCCGCTGCGTCGCGCACAACTACTCGCCCCTGCCCGTCGTCGCCGCGAGCGCACAGGGTGCCTGGATCACCGACGTCGAGGGCAAGCGCTACCTCGACTGCCTGGCCGCGTATTCGGCGGTCAACTTCGGCCACCGCCACCCCGAGATCATCGCGACCGCACACGCCCAGCTGGATCTGGTGACGCTGGTGAGCCGCGCGTTCCACTCCGACCGGCTGGCCCCGTTCTGCGCGGCGCTCGCGGAGCTGTGCGGCAAGGACATGGTGCTGCCGATGAACAGCGGCGCCGAGGCCGTCGAGAGCGGCATCAAGGTGGCGCGCAAGTGGGGTGTCGACGTCAAGGGCGTGCCCGCGGAAACCTCGAACATCGTGGTGGCGCAGAACAACTTCCACGGCCGTACCACGACGATCATCAGCTTCTCCGACGACGAGACCGCCCGGCGCGGATTCGGCCCGTACACACCGGGTTTCCGCTCGGTGCCGTTCGGCGACGCCGACGCGCTGGCCCGGGCGATCGACGAGAACACGGTCGCGGTCCTGCTCGAACCGATCCAGGGCGAGGCCGGCATCATCGTGCCTCCCGACGACTATCTGCCGCGGGTGCGGGCGCTGTGCACCGAGCGCAACGTGCTGATGATCGCCGACGAGATCCAGTCCGGCCTGGCCCGCACCGGCAGCACGTTCGCGTGCGACCACTGGAACGTCGTCCCCGACATGTACCTGCTGGGCAAGGCGCTGGGCGGCGGGGTGGTCCCGCTCTCGGCGGTGGTCGCCGACCGGGACGTGCTCGGTGTCCTGCATCCGGGCGAACACGGGTCGACGTTCGGGGGCAACCCGTTGGCGGCGGCGGTCGGCGCCACCGTGGTCGACATCCTGGCACGGGGTGAATTCCAGCGACGCGCAGTCGAACTCGGCGCGCGCCTGCACGCCCGGCTGCACGAGTTGGTCGGGCATGGCGTGCTCGAGGTGCGCGGCAAGGGCATGTGGGCCGGGGTGGACATCGATCCGGCGCACGGCACCGGCAAGCAGATCAGCCTGCGCCTGGCCGAGCGCGGGGTGCTGGTAAAGGACACCCACGGTTCCACGCTGCGCTTCGCCCCGCCGCTCGTCATCACCGCCGACGAGATCGACTGGGCTGTCGACCAACTCGCCGAGGTGCTGGCCCGCTAATACTTGGCGGTTCCGCGGTCGACGGCGATCTGCGAGCCGGAGATCGTCGCCGACCCGTCCCCCGCCAGCCAGGCGACCACGTCGGACACCTCCTCGGGCGTCATGAACTCCTTGAGCCCCTTCTTGCCCTCATGATTCACCGGGTGGTACGGCATCGGTGAAAAGCTGTGCAGGAACGCCGGATACTTGCCGAAGATCTCCATCATCGCCTCGGGCTGAACCATGGGCGTGTCGATCGAGTACGGGTGAATCGAGTTGACCCGGATCCCGAACTCGCCCGCCTCGATCGCCAACGCGTTGGTCAATGCCACCAGGCCGTGCTTGGACGCCGAGTAGTGCGCGTTGCCGGGCGTCGCCTTCGTTCCCGCCGACGAGCTGACGATGATGATCGACCCGCCGTTACCGGCCTCGATCATCGCGGGCACGGCCGCCTTGATCGTGCGCCAGGTGCCGTTGAGGTTGACGTCGATGACGGTGTCCCACTGCTCTTCGGACATCTCCCAGATCCGGCCCCAACTCAGGATGCCGGCGTTGGCCACCACGATGTCGAGCCGGCCGAACTGCTCCATGGCGTCGGCCACCAGCTGCTGCTGCGCGCCGAGATCCCGGATGTCGACCTCGCGGGCGATCACCTTGCGGCCCGCCTCCTCGACCAGCCGCGCGGTCTCGGCGAGATCGTCGGCCGTCGGCATCGGGTAGGTGACGGTGTCCGACACCGGCTTGCAGACGTCGATCGCGACGATGTCGGCGCCGTCGCCGGCCAACCGGACAGCGTGCGCACGGCCCTGCCCGCGCGCCGCTCCGGTCACCAGTGCGACGCGTCCTTCCAGGGGTGCATCAAGGGTCACCGGGTCAGGCTAACAGCAGAACTAGAACGCGTTCTAGATGTCTACAGGTCGGCGATGATCTGCTGGCGTTTGGTGGCGTACTCGGCGTCGGTGATGGAGCCGGTGGCCCGCAGCGTCTCGAGTTCCTGCAGGCGTTGCGCCGTCGTCGGCTCGGGCGACGGCATCGGCATCGGCGAAGCCCCGGCCGGCACCGGGGGTGGCGGCGCGTGCTGCGCACCTGCACGCCGGACGATGGTCTGCACCTGCGCGCGGGCGGCCGGATTGGAACGCAGGTCGATCATGCTGTCCATGCCGATGCCGTTGGCCTTGAGCACCTGCAGGATCTCCATCAGCGGCTCGGTCTGGCCGGTCAGATCGTAGGTGCGGTTGTCTTCGGCGACCGTGAAGGTCGCGGGCATCATGCCGCTCACCAGGGCGCTGCGCTCCCAGTCGATCTGGTAGTCGTTGGTGGCGGGGTCGACGAGGGCGACCAGCTTGCGGCTGGTGATCATCGGCAGCCGGCTCACCGACGCGACCACGGTGTCCTGGGTCGAGAACGGGGTGATGCCGGGGCCCGAGACCTGCAGGTCGATCTTGACCAGCGGCTGGTCGTTGATGCGGGTGTTGGTCTCCTGGATACCGACGACCTGCGCGAGCGCCAGCACGCCGGTGGCCTCCAGGGCCTGGGTCTTGGCGGCCTTCCTAGTCCCGGCGCTGGTGATCGCCAGCGCGATGAGGACGTCGACGGCCGTGATCAGCAGGCCCGTCCAGAACATCCACTTCATCAGCGGACTGGCGCCCGCCGCGAAGTAGATGACCAGGAAGATCGGACCGACGATGCCGCACAGCAGGACGAACAGCTGAACCCGGACATACCGCCAGAAAGTCGACACGGGTCAGATTATGACCCCGTCGCTCGGGATGTCGCTCAGGATCCGGCGGCCACCTGCATCGGATTGGCGTCCGGAATCGCCATGGGCCGGTTCTGCACCAGACGGAACAGCGGCGCCGTCCAGGCGTCCATGGCAGAAGCGTTGCGCGCGTAGCTGGTGTGCACCGCGACGGCGGCCGGGTTCATGTCGTCCTCGGCATCGGGATCGTAGTCGCACACGGCGTCCCCGAGATCGCAGACGCTGATCGTACGGCCGCCCATCGCGGGGGTCAGCAGAGCGGGTGCATGGGCGAGGATCGGCCAGTCCTGGGCGACGCCCTTGCCGCGGCCGGGCACCGCGGTCACCGAGCCGAGGTTCAGCGTCGGGTCCTGCGGCTGGCGGTCGCCGTCGGCGACCAGCAGGGCCGCGGCCAGGTTCGGGCTGGTCTCGAGCGCAGCCAGGTTGCGGTGCACCACCATCGCGCCCTGCGAGTAGCCGGCCAGCACCACCTGGGTGGTCGGGCACTGCGCGACGAACGCCGCGTACTGCGCGGCCAGCGCCGCGGCACCGGTGTCGACGCTGCTCATGAACCCGAGCCAGCCCATCGCGCCGCCGTCGGCGGGCACCGGAACCGCGGGATAGTCGACGGCCTCGGCGGTGATCGTGCGGCCGCTGCCCTGCACCAGCCCGGCGAAGTCACGGTAGGACTTGTTGACCACCCGGCCCATGCCGTCATCGGTGGCGATGTCGGCCGGGGTGCGCTCACCCGATCCGGCGGCACCCATCCAGTGCACATCCGGGCAGGCCGGTTGTGCGGACGCGGTTCCGGCCGACAGGCCGAACATGGCGGCGCCGCCCAGGAGGGCGGCGGCTGCGAAAGTCGAAATACGTGTACTCAACGAATGATCCTCTGGCCCACACCGTGACAAAGTGAAGGCGGCGGACCCCTCGACCGCCGCCGTACAGTACATCGTCGGCCGGGAGATCGGCGTTACACCTGCTCCGGACACAAAAGTGGCGCCCACCCCGGAGGGTGAGCGCCACTTTCGTTGGCGTGAACCTAGATCACTTAGATGATCACGTCGGCGGAGCCGACTACTTGATGATCTTGGTGACGCGGCCGGCGCCGACGGTACGGCCACCCTCGCGGATCGCGAAGCGCAGGCCCTCGTCCATGGCGACGGGCTGGATCAGCTTGACGGAGATGTCGGTGTTGTCACCGGGCATCACCATCTCGGTGCCCTCGGGGAGGGTCACCACGCCGGTCACGTCCGTGGTACGGAAGTAGAACTGCGGACGGTAGTTGTTGAAGAACGGCGTGTGGCGGCCGCCCTCGTCCTTGGACAGGATGTAGACCTGGCCCTCGAACTCGGTGTGCGGAGTGGTGGTGCCCGGCTTGATGACGACCTGGCCGCGCTCCACGTCCTCGCGCTTGATGCCGCGCAGCAGCAGACCGACGTTGTCGCCGGCCTGGCCCTGATCGAGCAGCTTGCGGAACATCTCGACACCGGTGACGGTGGTCTTGGTG
This window contains:
- a CDS encoding HNH endonuclease signature motif containing protein, which encodes MFERMFAQIADEALLGAIEQAAVEEAQAGARRLAAIAELTHRTVDDDDERSRWSFDLWAATSVDIGAALSIGQRRASAQMRIAMALRDRLPRVAALFCAGRIDARVISQLTWRTHLIDDEQVLAIIDSELADHAASWGALSKDKLIAAVNAVIERYDPDTVRLTAIALRERDFCIGAHEDGAETTSVWGRLMAADGIAAERRILAMIDGVCANDPRSIGQRRSEAAGALLNGRTHLPCRCGSPDCPKADTPAPQSNIVVHVIVDKTALDAASAHAAAEAKGADAKKSAAVTNAAASTVEPAAAEPAAAESDAVDEPAADTDLATDCEPAPLKDIGLALLPGLTVMPTAALADAIRGGAKVAPLWLPGPDPEPHYRPSARLAQFVRLRDMFCRFPGCDVPAERCDIDHSEPWPYGPTHPSNMNCKCRTHHLGKTFAEGWREVQSPDGTITFTAPDGRTYTTRPGCALFFPTFPAATADLPLPPPIPPPNPQRIAKMPIRRRLRSADDAARIKAERAHNKQVRAAADDANRAARDPGPSDHTPGRDDPPF
- a CDS encoding NAD(P)/FAD-dependent oxidoreductase — its product is MSTSGVVIVGGGLAAARTAEQLRRAEYSGPITIVSDEDHLPYDRPPLSKEVLRAETDDVSLKPAEFYAEKDITLLLGNGARSVEIDAKAVTLADGSTLGYDELVIATGLVPKRIRSFPDLPGIHVLRNVGESLALRREAADARRAVVVGAGFIGCEVAASLRTLGVDVVLVEPQPAPLASVLGEQIGELVTRLHRAEGVDVRCGVGVAEVSGDDRVRAVTLSDGEQIDADIVVVGIGSHPATDWLEGSGIALDNGVVCDDAGRTSAPHVWAIGDCASWRDEVKGQVRVEHWSNVADQARVLVPAMLGQDAPAAVSVPYFWSDQYDVKIQALGEPEATDTVHIVEDDGRKFLAYYERDGVVVGVVGGGFPGKVMKVRAKIAAGAPITDLLG
- a CDS encoding Lrp/AsnC family transcriptional regulator; this encodes MDRLDATDELILAELAENARATFAEIGQRVNLSAPAVKRRVDRMLDTGVIRNFTTVIDRNALGWTTEAYVQVFCHGTIAPDQLRAAWQDIPEVVGAATVTGTADAMLHVLARDMRHLEEALERIRSSADIERSESIVVLSNIIERAQG
- the ddaH gene encoding dimethylargininase: MDLATATSPAQDTPTARSPRLRRYVMTRPEFFSVEYVINPWMDTSTPVDTGRALAQWETLRQTYLDLGHTVDVVAPVAGLPDMVYAANGGMVVNGKAVVARFAYQERAAEALAYAAWMADNDFAATETRHVNEGQGDLLLVGSMILAGHGFRTDRRAHHEIAEHLDMPLVGLELVDPRFYHLDTALAVLDDTTVAYYPPAFTEHSQTTLRELFPDAIEVASADAYVLGLNAVSDGLNVVLPAAATGFADRLRDSGFRPIGVDLSELLKGGGSVKCCTLEVHS
- the rocD gene encoding ornithine--oxo-acid transaminase, translated to MTAMHATTHTADAIALDGRCVAHNYSPLPVVAASAQGAWITDVEGKRYLDCLAAYSAVNFGHRHPEIIATAHAQLDLVTLVSRAFHSDRLAPFCAALAELCGKDMVLPMNSGAEAVESGIKVARKWGVDVKGVPAETSNIVVAQNNFHGRTTTIISFSDDETARRGFGPYTPGFRSVPFGDADALARAIDENTVAVLLEPIQGEAGIIVPPDDYLPRVRALCTERNVLMIADEIQSGLARTGSTFACDHWNVVPDMYLLGKALGGGVVPLSAVVADRDVLGVLHPGEHGSTFGGNPLAAAVGATVVDILARGEFQRRAVELGARLHARLHELVGHGVLEVRGKGMWAGVDIDPAHGTGKQISLRLAERGVLVKDTHGSTLRFAPPLVITADEIDWAVDQLAEVLAR
- a CDS encoding mycofactocin-coupled SDR family oxidoreductase produces the protein MEGRVALVTGAARGQGRAHAVRLAGDGADIVAIDVCKPVSDTVTYPMPTADDLAETARLVEEAGRKVIAREVDIRDLGAQQQLVADAMEQFGRLDIVVANAGILSWGRIWEMSEEQWDTVIDVNLNGTWRTIKAAVPAMIEAGNGGSIIIVSSSAGTKATPGNAHYSASKHGLVALTNALAIEAGEFGIRVNSIHPYSIDTPMVQPEAMMEIFGKYPAFLHSFSPMPYHPVNHEGKKGLKEFMTPEEVSDVVAWLAGDGSATISGSQIAVDRGTAKY
- a CDS encoding SHOCT domain-containing protein — encoded protein: MSTFWRYVRVQLFVLLCGIVGPIFLVIYFAAGASPLMKWMFWTGLLITAVDVLIALAITSAGTRKAAKTQALEATGVLALAQVVGIQETNTRINDQPLVKIDLQVSGPGITPFSTQDTVVASVSRLPMITSRKLVALVDPATNDYQIDWERSALVSGMMPATFTVAEDNRTYDLTGQTEPLMEILQVLKANGIGMDSMIDLRSNPAARAQVQTIVRRAGAQHAPPPPVPAGASPMPMPSPEPTTAQRLQELETLRATGSITDAEYATKRQQIIADL
- a CDS encoding cutinase family protein; translated protein: MFGLSAGTASAQPACPDVHWMGAAGSGERTPADIATDDGMGRVVNKSYRDFAGLVQGSGRTITAEAVDYPAVPVPADGGAMGWLGFMSSVDTGAAALAAQYAAFVAQCPTTQVVLAGYSQGAMVVHRNLAALETSPNLAAALLVADGDRQPQDPTLNLGSVTAVPGRGKGVAQDWPILAHAPALLTPAMGGRTISVCDLGDAVCDYDPDAEDDMNPAAVAVHTSYARNASAMDAWTAPLFRLVQNRPMAIPDANPMQVAAGS